The genomic segment CACCGCCGGCCGCGACGCCGCCGTCGAGAGTTCCCGCCCGGCGGGCCGCGAGGCCGGCGACGGATCGGCCGCCGCCCAGGTCGCGGCGAGCGCGCAGGCGAGAAGAGCGGCGAGGCGCGGCGCGCCGGTCATCGTTCGTTCTGCTCCATCGTGTCGGCGTCCTCGGCGTCGCGGACGTCGTCGTCGCCGCCCGCCGGAGCGGGGGACGGGGCGCCTTCGGCTTCCGGGACGGACCGCGGCTCGGGAAGGGCGTCGCCCGACGAAACGGGACCGGTCGGCGCGGTGACGTCGTCCTCGTCGGCGAAGCGGACGACGACGACGCTGATGTTGTCCTCGCCGCCGGCGGCGTTGGCCGCCTCGACGAGCCGTTCGCCCGCCAAGTCGACGTCGTCGGCGCAGGCCTCGACGAGGGCGAGGATCCGCTCGTCGTCGAGCATCGTGTTCAGGCCGTCGGAGCAGAGGAGAAGCGTGTCGCCGGGGGCGGCGTCCGACTCGAGGATGTCGGGGGCGACGACGGTGCCGCTGCCCAGGGCGCGGGTCACGACGTTGCGGCGCGGATCGCGCGCGGCCTGCTCGCGGGAGAGCATGCCGAGGCGCACGAGCTCGTTGACGAAAGAGTGGTCGGAGGTGAGCTGGTGGAGCTCGCCGTCGCGGACGAGATAGGCGCGCGAGTCGCCGACGTGGGCGATGCAGAAGCGGGCGCCGTCGGCGAGGGCGGCGACGACCGTCGTCCCCATGTGCCGGCACTCGGGGTTCGCCTCGCCGCGCGCCGCGATGCGCCGGTTCGCTTCCTCGATCGAGCGCCGCAGGAGATCGGGCAGATCGGCGCCCTCCTCCCGCGGTCGGCAGAGCATCTGCGTGATCGTCTCGACCGCCAGGCTCGAAGCGACCTCGCCGGCGGCGTGCCCCCCCATGCCGTCGGCGACGGCG from the bacterium genome contains:
- a CDS encoding Stp1/IreP family PP2C-type Ser/Thr phosphatase — protein: MKISGAGLTDRGRVRPHNEDSVLIDVEHGVFAVADGMGGHAAGEVASSLAVETITQMLCRPREEGADLPDLLRRSIEEANRRIAARGEANPECRHMGTTVVAALADGARFCIAHVGDSRAYLVRDGELHQLTSDHSFVNELVRLGMLSREQAARDPRRNVVTRALGSGTVVAPDILESDAAPGDTLLLCSDGLNTMLDDERILALVEACADDVDLAGERLVEAANAAGGEDNISVVVVRFADEDDVTAPTGPVSSGDALPEPRSVPEAEGAPSPAPAGGDDDVRDAEDADTMEQNER